In Synechococcus sp. CB0101, a genomic segment contains:
- a CDS encoding peroxiredoxin: protein MSRLVGLQAPDFTATAVVDQKFKEVTLSSYRGKYVVLFFYPLDFTFVCPTEITAFSDRYSEFSSRNCEVLGVSVDSQFSHLAWIQTDRKNGGIGDIAYPLVADLKKDIARAYEVLDEEAGVALRGLFIIDPDGVIMQSTINNLPVGRSVDETLRLLQAFQHIRNNPDEVCPANWTPGEKTMNPDPVKSKEFFAAVN from the coding sequence ATGTCCAGGCTCGTCGGTCTGCAGGCTCCCGATTTCACCGCCACCGCTGTGGTGGATCAGAAATTCAAGGAGGTCACCCTCTCCTCCTACCGCGGCAAGTACGTGGTGCTGTTCTTCTATCCCCTCGATTTCACCTTCGTCTGCCCGACGGAGATCACCGCCTTCTCTGATCGTTACAGCGAGTTCTCCAGCCGCAACTGCGAAGTGTTGGGCGTGTCGGTGGACAGCCAGTTCTCCCACCTGGCCTGGATCCAGACTGACCGCAAAAACGGCGGTATCGGTGACATCGCCTACCCGCTGGTGGCCGACCTCAAGAAGGACATCGCCCGTGCCTACGAGGTGCTCGACGAGGAAGCTGGCGTGGCCCTGCGCGGTCTGTTCATCATCGATCCAGATGGTGTGATCATGCAGAGCACCATCAACAACCTGCCCGTGGGCCGCAGCGTCGACGAGACCCTGCGTCTGCTCCAGGCCTTCCAGCACATCCGCAACAACCCCGACGAGGTGTGCCCCGCCAACTGGACCCCCGGCGAGAAGACCATGAACCCCGACCCCGTGAAGAGCAAGGAGTTCTTCGCTGCCGTCAACTGA
- a CDS encoding LD-carboxypeptidase has translation MRRRRLLQAGLALAGGSLASRSLSWARSPGSAGPYPPALRPGSRIAALAPGTWLDPNDPWLDQLSRRCTAQGWELVRSPALQQRWRWFAGSDRHRDTAWRKAWLDPQVDALFYVGAGWGSARVLEQGWAIPPQSRWCVGFSDCSALLLAQWAAGSAGGIHGWFGGEAAQWQRLVDLLEHRPVAPLQGVGVQDGVAQGPLVVSNLTIATSLIGTPWLPPLKGAILVLEDTGEAPYRIDRQLTQWRSSGLLEGVAGIGLGRFSWAEDDVLPGDFSMDEILLERLKPLGVPLVHQLPVGHGVPNLALPLGRQAELDGRTGRLRLLTA, from the coding sequence ATGCGGCGACGCCGGCTGCTGCAGGCGGGTCTTGCCCTGGCTGGTGGATCCCTGGCGAGCCGCTCCCTGTCTTGGGCCCGCAGCCCAGGATCGGCCGGCCCGTACCCCCCTGCCCTCCGGCCGGGTAGCCGCATTGCTGCCTTGGCACCGGGCACCTGGCTCGATCCCAACGATCCATGGCTGGATCAACTGAGTCGGCGCTGCACGGCCCAAGGCTGGGAGCTGGTGCGTTCACCGGCGCTCCAGCAGCGTTGGCGCTGGTTTGCCGGCTCTGATCGGCATCGCGACACCGCTTGGCGCAAGGCCTGGCTCGATCCACAGGTGGATGCCCTTTTTTATGTGGGGGCCGGCTGGGGCAGTGCCCGGGTGCTGGAGCAGGGCTGGGCAATTCCGCCTCAGTCCCGCTGGTGTGTGGGCTTCTCCGATTGCTCGGCCCTGTTGCTGGCCCAGTGGGCCGCGGGCAGTGCAGGAGGCATCCACGGCTGGTTTGGCGGTGAGGCGGCCCAATGGCAGCGGCTGGTGGATCTGTTGGAGCACCGCCCTGTGGCGCCGTTGCAGGGGGTGGGTGTGCAGGACGGTGTCGCCCAGGGGCCATTGGTGGTGAGCAATCTCACCATCGCCACCAGCCTGATTGGCACGCCTTGGTTGCCACCGCTCAAGGGCGCAATCCTTGTGCTGGAAGACACGGGCGAGGCGCCGTATCGGATCGATCGCCAGCTCACCCAGTGGCGCAGCAGTGGATTGCTGGAGGGTGTTGCGGGGATCGGCCTCGGGCGGTTCAGCTGGGCGGAAGACGATGTGCTGCCCGGTGATTTCTCGATGGACGAGATCCTTCTGGAGCGGTTGAAGCCGCTGGGGGTTCCCCTGGTGCATCAGCTGCCCGTGGGCCATGGCGTGCCCAACCTGGCTCTGCCGCTAGGCCGCCAGGCGGAACTGGATGGACGCACGGGCCGCCTCCGACTCCTCACCGCCTAA